The sequence GCAACGCAAGAGAAACATGACCTCGCGCCCGGCGGGCTCGTCACCGTTCATCACGGCCGCGAGCACACCGCAGGCGTGGTCGGGCCCCAGGTTGCTCACCCAGGGCAGCGAGCCGTTGACGAGGTAGCCGCCCTCCACCGGCGTGGCCTTGAGCAGCAGGCTTTCGATCTGCGCGTAACTCTTCATGGGGTTGGACATGCCGGTACCACCCAGCGTGGCGCCGCTGGCGTGAGCGGTGAGCGCATCGCCCATCAGCGCGGGGTTGCCCGAGGCCTGCATGTACAGGCCACACACCGCCTGGCACCACACCATGAATCCGGTGGCGCCGCACACGCGCGAGACCTCGGCCATGGCGCGGATGGCCAGGCCGTAGTCGGCACGGCCCACGGGTGCGTCGAGGTGCGCGCTGAACACCCCGAGCGCGCCCAGCTGTTGCAACACGTCGCGCGGGTAGAAGCCGTCGCGGTCGCAGGCCTCCACCACGTCGGCCAGCGGCCCCTGCGCCACGGCGCGCACCGCGGCCAGCAGCTCGTTGGACGACGCTTCTTGCGTCAGCTCGCGGGGCAGATCGTTCGGGTTCATTCAAGCTCCAACAAGAGGGTGGGCCCTTCGACAGGCTCAGGGCGAACGGTGAGGTGATCGGGGTGACTTCGCCCCTTCCCCCTCTGGGGGAAGGTTGGGATGGGGGCCAGCGCGCCGACACCGCAGCTTCACGCGAGCCCCCACCCCTGCCCTCCCCCAGCGGGGGAGGGAGCAAAACACATCAGGCCAGCGCGATCTCGAACGGGATCGGGTTGCGCATGCTGTTGGCCACCGGTGAGTAGAAGTTGGCGTGCTTCACGATCTCGTCCAACACTTCGCGCGGCGCATCGCCTTCCACCACCACCTTCACGCGGATCGCCTGAAAGCCCATCTCGGCCGGCAGCTTTTCCAGCGCGCCACCGGCGCCCCACGCCGCGGGGTTGCCGATGTCGCCTTCCATGAAGACCTCGAGCTTGCTGAGCTTCACGCCCTTCCAGGTGGCCACCGCGGTGATGCCCACCGCGAGACACCCGCCCAGGCCCGACAGCACGATCTCGCCGGGCGCCGGGGCCGTGTCTTCGCCGAAGAGGTGCAGCGGCTCGTCCACCACCACCGGGGCGTGGTTGCCCACGGTGGAGAGCGAACGGTACTGCCCCTCCATGACGGTGTGGACCTTGTTGGTGCCACGGCTGGCGGGGTTGGCCTTGCCCTTGGCCGCGAAGGCCGCGAGGCCCTCGCTGTCGATGGGGCGCAGGTAGGCCTTGACGGTGGTCACAGGCTCGAGCGTGTCGGTAGCGGACATGGTGTCTCCAGGTGTTCAGGAATCAGGGAAAAGGGATCAGGCGGCCAGGGCCAGCGCGGGCTTCTTGGTGGACTTGGCGATGGGCAGACCGGTCTCGATCGGCAGGCTCTCGTCGCGCGACCACTCGTTCCACGAGCCGAAGTACATGCGCACGTCGGAGAAGCCGGCCTGCTTGAGCGCCAGGAAGGTGTTGGACGCGCGCGCGCCCTTGAAGCAGTAGAGGTAGATGGTGTCGTCGGTGGTGATGCCGGCGGTGGCGCACTCGGCCTTGACTTCGTCGGGCGTCTTGAACACCGGGCCTTGGGCGGAAGGCTTCATGAAGCGGTACCACTCCAGCCACTTGGCGCCGGGCAGGCGGCCTTTGCGGGGCGCGAAGTCCTTGCCGTAGGGCGACGACGATTCGCCGATCCACTCGTCGATGTCGCGCACGTCAAGCAACACGGTGTCGGTGCCCAGCGCGGCCTTCACATCGTCTTGCGTGAGCATCACGTCGGCCGTGGGCAGGTCGCTCGGGAAGGTGGCGGGCGTGGGTGTGGCGGCCGTGGTGGAGATGGGCAGGCCGGCGGACTTCCAGGCGCTGAAGCCGCCGTTGAGCACCTTGATCTTGGGGTAGCCCAGCCAGGTGAGCAGGTAGTAGCCGCGGCACGACTGGCCGTAGCCGCTGTTCATCGCGTCTTCGTAAAACACCGCCGTCTCTTTGCCCGACAAACCGGCCGCGCCCAGCGCTTCGGCAAACGCGGCCTTGAGCGCCTGCAGGCCTTCGGGTGTGGAGGTGGCGAGATACGTGAACACTTCGCGCAGGTTCACGGCACCGGGAATGTGACCGGCGGCAAAGGTGTCCGCGTCACGCGTGTCGATGACCACAACGGGTTCGGACGACTGCAGCGCAGCAAGCTGGGCGGGGGCGATCAGGGTGGCTTCAATGCTCATGGAGACCTCGCGGAAGTGGCGGAAGGCGGGATTGCCTGAGGTCTCTAGCGCAACCTGCGTGCCAGGGGGGGCGCGGAGGTGTGTCAACGCTTGAAGGGCGTTGAATTTGTTGGGTTTATTGGGGTTGGGGTGGAAGTGCTCTCGCGGCGGACGGCGCCTGGATACGCCACTGTGTCGACACAATGTCGACACAGTGTTGGTTGCCTTTTGGCACTACGGGCGGGTATACGGGCCGGGAAGCGCAGATCCTTAAATTCGACTCGAAGCCGGCACCCACCGCAAACCCCAATCGGTCAATCGCAGAAAAGCACGCGTTGCAGCTTCGCTCATAGTATCCGTGGCTGTAGGATTTCATGGTTTACTTCCATCCGTACCAAAATGAGGTTTAAGGTCGCAAGATCTTTGATCTAGTTGCGCTTTTCGGCGCCGACATGGTTGGAGTAACTTGTAATTCTTGCTGGTTCATTGATATTGCAAATCACGAATACAGCTCAATTAACTTTGTCTAGGAAACATGTAATGAGTGCACTCGACCATCTGCTGAAGTACGTTAGAACCGGTACCGCAGAGGGAGACCGGCCCTTCTTAGGCGAGATATTTATCGCACCAACTCAGTTCACGCAACTCTGTGCCATCGAACCTGGAGGTATGAGAATACTCGTAGGAAATAAGGGGATTGGGAAAAGTGCCATCGTCGAATGGATCGATAAAGTCGCTAAATCAAAGAAGCTGCCAAGCCTTCTCATTCGGCCCGATAACATATCATCCAAAGACACACCAACCTCGCTTGATATCGGCTCTCTGAAACGCTTCTATTACGAGGTCCTGCTTCGAACAGTTGGGGCTCAAATTGGCTCGCAACTCAAGGGGATGCTGAAGGGTTCAGCAGCGAAACTGCACAACGAGGCGCGGCAGCAGGGACTTGCGGAAGAAGACTTCATTCAAAAATCACTAGAGCTCATTTCAGCCATCTCATTGCCTGCAGCGAAAATCAACGGTGTACAGTTTGCAAAGGAATTGGCTGGAACCAACTCTCCTCATGCATTGATCAAGGCAGTCAATTTGCAGCTTCTCTCGTCAGGGAATGTCTTCTATCTCCTAATTGACGATACTGATCAGTTAGCAGCACCGGATCAACCAGCACATTTAAATAGGATTTGGGCGCTTCTGTTGGCGGTGAGGCGCCTGACAGGGGAATGCAGCGCCGTCAG is a genomic window of Hydrogenophaga sp. RAC07 containing:
- a CDS encoding acyl-CoA dehydrogenase family protein, encoding MNPNDLPRELTQEASSNELLAAVRAVAQGPLADVVEACDRDGFYPRDVLQQLGALGVFSAHLDAPVGRADYGLAIRAMAEVSRVCGATGFMVWCQAVCGLYMQASGNPALMGDALTAHASGATLGGTGMSNPMKSYAQIESLLLKATPVEGGYLVNGSLPWVSNLGPDHACGVLAAVMNGDEPAGREVMFLLRCNAPGMELRECPSFSAMEGTGTYALRLTNVFIGADEVMAEPAKPFIARIRAAFVMLQCGMAVGVTQGAIDSIWEVEAQLGHVNQFLEDRPDALQAELDALSARVMKLAETPFNPSVEFFIDVLDARAHGAELSLRAAQSALLHQGARGYLMSSAVQRRVRESHFVAIVTPAIKHLRKEMARLSAEVMPA
- a CDS encoding OsmC family protein; the protein is MSATDTLEPVTTVKAYLRPIDSEGLAAFAAKGKANPASRGTNKVHTVMEGQYRSLSTVGNHAPVVVDEPLHLFGEDTAPAPGEIVLSGLGGCLAVGITAVATWKGVKLSKLEVFMEGDIGNPAAWGAGGALEKLPAEMGFQAIRVKVVVEGDAPREVLDEIVKHANFYSPVANSMRNPIPFEIALA
- a CDS encoding sulfurtransferase — protein: MSIEATLIAPAQLAALQSSEPVVVIDTRDADTFAAGHIPGAVNLREVFTYLATSTPEGLQALKAAFAEALGAAGLSGKETAVFYEDAMNSGYGQSCRGYYLLTWLGYPKIKVLNGGFSAWKSAGLPISTTAATPTPATFPSDLPTADVMLTQDDVKAALGTDTVLLDVRDIDEWIGESSSPYGKDFAPRKGRLPGAKWLEWYRFMKPSAQGPVFKTPDEVKAECATAGITTDDTIYLYCFKGARASNTFLALKQAGFSDVRMYFGSWNEWSRDESLPIETGLPIAKSTKKPALALAA